The following coding sequences lie in one Ctenopharyngodon idella isolate HZGC_01 chromosome 11, HZGC01, whole genome shotgun sequence genomic window:
- the zgc:113276 gene encoding uncharacterized protein zgc:113276 has product MATGPSRAQMANIPCWVRAIQENYPEESLQHSVQLMHYFCTHEEMGEASSGSPPVCQMGQRVMVVGGGLTSAHIISIALKQRACHVTWVLRKHLQLKQFDVGDIESLIGRYSHVEHGIKMDGLAYLRQFYNERSLHKRLAMIKQARKGGAVTPEAYVQLQPFIQSGQLQIRTHCQVTDAKWCYQSQRWRVSLCSGEQWIGEKIWLATGCKLDVTQDPLLSDIMLKFPIQVLEGWPCITESLQWTAGCPLYMMGQYAALQVGPHAVNLAGGQAASIRIFKDIIAQHNGLDESTSARMKKTCTEEYISHMHGLMWL; this is encoded by the exons ATGGCAACAGGGCCTTCACGGGCGCAGATGGCAAACATCCCGTGTTGGGTGCGGGCAATTCAGGAGAATTACCCAGAAGAAAGTCTGCAACACTCAGTGCAGCTCATGCATTACTTCTGTACACATGAAGAGATGGGTGAAGCCTCCTCAG GTTCCCCTCCTGTGTGTCAGATGGGCCAGAGAGTGATGGTGGTAGGTGGAGGTCTGACCAGCGCCCACATTATCTCAATTGCGCTGAAGCAGcgtgcatgtcatgtgacctggGTCTTACGTAAACACCTACAA CTTAAGCAGTTTGATGTTGGGGATATAGAGAGTCTGATTGGACGCTATTCCCACGTTGAACACGGGATCAAGATGGATGGCCTGGCCTACCTAAGGCAGTTCTATAATGAAAGAAGTCTTCACAAGAGGCTAGCAATGATAAAACAAGCCAGGAAAGGAGGAGCAGTAACCCCTGAGGCCTATGTACAACTTCAGCCTTTCATTCAGAGCGGCCAGCTCCAGATCAGAACGCACTGCCAG GTGACTGACGCTAAATGGTGTTATCAATCCCAGCGTTGGAGGGTCTCCCTGTGCAGCGGCGAACAGTGGATTGGGGAAAAGATTTGGCTGGCAACAGGCTGCAAACTGGATGTTACCCAGGACCCTTTACTCTCTGACATCATGTTAAAATTCCCCATTCAA GTCCTGGAGGGCTGGCCATGTATAACAGAATCACTGCAATGGACAGCAGGATGCCCCCTCTACATGATGGGACAATATGCAGCACTACAG GTTGGGCCTCATGCTGTAAACCTTGCAGGGGGTCAAGCTGCGAGTATACGCATTTTCAAAGACATCATAGCTCAACACAATGGACTGGATGAGAGTACATCAGCAAGGATGAAGAAGACCTGCACTGAAGAGTACATATCGCACATGCACGGCCTCATGTGGTTGTAA
- the il1fma gene encoding interleukin-1 family member A isoform X2 has translation MAAEGNPVSGGVTLIHTECEGKHSYEVKGFLNQNKGMFTSKGDKLLMINNTNVEDLTPKAFAGLLVEGAPLLTIHHPSKTKTEECESEELRVNEKERTVISFSLMMVRESELEACADQEPSQKEWEDWDIEDDCCNDDNLLIVSMADTSYSMVVARGSDPDNPCSNCGKTNCQFNEVVVLPAQAEITSSSSNNLQLLKKRTNLFMKTFMEEKYVSRSLPKHRICLNNTMSEPITIYYYTKNDCPGLPVVLNFTNTENFFSCTTKQDQCRKSDLQKICPDDPQKWSLVFYMSTGADNLRRFESALHRGWFIYTKNVEKYEVDMKRDDQPDYRPVNTFFIIIQSEQC, from the exons ATGGCAGCAGAG GGGAATCCTGTTTCTGGTGGCGTTACATTGATCCACACTGAATGTGAAGGGAAACACTCATATGAAGTGAAGGGCTTTTTAAACCAAAACAAAGGAATGTTTACAAG caagggaGATAAACTCCTAATGATTAACAACACAAATGTGGAGGATTTGACTCCAAAGGCATTTGCTGGTCTTCTGGTTGAAGGAGCTCCCTTACTT ACCATACATCATCcatccaaaacaaaaacagaagagTGTGAATCCGAGGAGCTCCGTGTCAATGAAAAGGAGAGGACGGTCATAAGTTTCAGCTTGATGATGGTAAGAGAGTCTGAGCTGGAGGCATGTGCAGACCAGGAACCTTCACAAAAAGAGTGGGAAGACTGGGACATTGAGGATGATTGTTGCAATGATGACAATTTGCTAATTGTCTCCATGGCTGATACGAGCTACAGTATGGTTGTTGCTCGAGGCTCTGACCCTGACAACCCTTGCAGCAACTGTGGAAAGACGAATTGCCAGTTTAATGAAGTTGTTGTCCTGCCTGCACAAGCTGAGATTACCTCAA GTTCTTCAAATAATTTGCAGCTGCTTAAAAAGAGAACAAATTTATTTATGAAGACTTTCATGGAGGAAAAGTATGTCTCCAGAAGTCTTCCCAAGCATCGGATATGTTTGAATAATACCATGTCAG AGCCAATCACCATCTACTATTACACCAAAAATGACTGTCCAGGTCTTCCTGTTGTGCTGAACTTCACTAACACAGAAAACTTCTTCAGCTGCACCACAAAGCAAGAT CAATGTAGAAAGAGTGACTTGCAAAAAATCTGTCCTGATGACCCACAGAAATGGTCCCTTGTATTCTACATGTCTACTGGAGCAGACAATCTCAGGCGTTTTGAGTCAGCTCTCCACAGAGGATGGTTTATCTACACAAAAAATGTAGAGAAATATGAAGTAGACATGAAAAGGGATGATCAGCCTGACTATAGACCAGTCAACACCTTTTTCATCATAATTCAGAGTGAGCAATGTTAA
- the il1fma gene encoding interleukin-1 family member A isoform X1: MAAEGNPVSGGVTLIHTECEGKHSYEVKGFLNQNKGMFTSKGDKLLMINNTNVEDLTPKAFAGLLVEGAPLLTIHHPSKTKTEECESEELRVNEKERTVISFSLMMVRESELEACADQEPSQKEWEDWDIEDDCCNDDNLLIVSMADTSYSMVVARGSDPDNPCSNCGKTNCQFNEVVVLPAQAEITSSSSNNLQLLKKRTNLFMKTFMEEKYVSRSLPKHRICLNNTMSEPITIYYYTKNDCPGLPVVLNFTNTENFFSCTTKQDVNTKILTVVQCRKSDLQKICPDDPQKWSLVFYMSTGADNLRRFESALHRGWFIYTKNVEKYEVDMKRDDQPDYRPVNTFFIIIQSEQC, translated from the exons ATGGCAGCAGAG GGGAATCCTGTTTCTGGTGGCGTTACATTGATCCACACTGAATGTGAAGGGAAACACTCATATGAAGTGAAGGGCTTTTTAAACCAAAACAAAGGAATGTTTACAAG caagggaGATAAACTCCTAATGATTAACAACACAAATGTGGAGGATTTGACTCCAAAGGCATTTGCTGGTCTTCTGGTTGAAGGAGCTCCCTTACTT ACCATACATCATCcatccaaaacaaaaacagaagagTGTGAATCCGAGGAGCTCCGTGTCAATGAAAAGGAGAGGACGGTCATAAGTTTCAGCTTGATGATGGTAAGAGAGTCTGAGCTGGAGGCATGTGCAGACCAGGAACCTTCACAAAAAGAGTGGGAAGACTGGGACATTGAGGATGATTGTTGCAATGATGACAATTTGCTAATTGTCTCCATGGCTGATACGAGCTACAGTATGGTTGTTGCTCGAGGCTCTGACCCTGACAACCCTTGCAGCAACTGTGGAAAGACGAATTGCCAGTTTAATGAAGTTGTTGTCCTGCCTGCACAAGCTGAGATTACCTCAA GTTCTTCAAATAATTTGCAGCTGCTTAAAAAGAGAACAAATTTATTTATGAAGACTTTCATGGAGGAAAAGTATGTCTCCAGAAGTCTTCCCAAGCATCGGATATGTTTGAATAATACCATGTCAG AGCCAATCACCATCTACTATTACACCAAAAATGACTGTCCAGGTCTTCCTGTTGTGCTGAACTTCACTAACACAGAAAACTTCTTCAGCTGCACCACAAAGCAAGATGTAAATACAAAGATTTTAACAGTTGTG CAATGTAGAAAGAGTGACTTGCAAAAAATCTGTCCTGATGACCCACAGAAATGGTCCCTTGTATTCTACATGTCTACTGGAGCAGACAATCTCAGGCGTTTTGAGTCAGCTCTCCACAGAGGATGGTTTATCTACACAAAAAATGTAGAGAAATATGAAGTAGACATGAAAAGGGATGATCAGCCTGACTATAGACCAGTCAACACCTTTTTCATCATAATTCAGAGTGAGCAATGTTAA
- the LOC127522325 gene encoding uncharacterized protein LOC127522325 — protein MAAEIVSEENCGTKKIKVRFSLSFISEDDLEMEGHQELPNSQPELKDEDIEDDCFYDDNEMLVSLANMSFNLVVDQDHNTDEPLYSCDHQFNEIVVMPEQADFAFISAVGRMIKEHDNLFLKSHQKCKYITSERNQIHLADTMSAKITIFQCMATKDTEPGVPVVLNFTDTDKFFCCTNEGGQMNLKVTRYDKTKLHTSGDDEEKLAHVFYMSRTPDGLRHFESALHRGWFIHTVGGNAVKMQRGKLTSSNSFVLIETDTTKIIEY, from the exons ATGGCAGCAGAG ATTGTATCTGAGGAGAACTGTGGCACGAAAAAGATAAAAGTGAGATTCAGCCTGTCGTTTATAAGTGAGGATGATTTGGAGATGGAGGGGCACCAGGAACTGCCAAATTCACAACCAGAGTTGAAAGACGAGGACATTGAGGACGATTGTTTCTATGATGACAATGAGATGCTCGTTTCCCTGGCAAACATGAGCTTCAATCTGGTTGTTGACCAAGACCACAACACTGACGAACCTCTCTACAGCTGTGATCACCAATTTAATGAAATTGTGGTCATGCCTGAGCAAGCTGATTTTGCCTTTA TTTCTGCAGTTGGGAGAATGATTAAAGAACATGACAATTTGTTCTTGAAGTCACACCAAAAATGCAAGTACATCACATCTGAACGGAATCAGATACATTTGGCGGACACTATGTCAG caaaaatCACCATCTTCCAATGCATGGCCACCAAAGACACAGAACCAGGTGTTCCTGTTGTGCTGAACTTCACTGACACAGATAAATTCTTCTGCTGCACCAACGAAGGAGGACAAATGAATTTAAAAGTTACA aGGTATGACAAAACAAAGCTACACACCTCCGGAGATGATGAAGAAAAATTAGCCCATGTTTTCTACATGTCTCGAACCCCGGACGGTCTCCGGCATTTTGAGTCAGCGCTCCACAGAGGATGGTTCATTCACACTGTTGGCGGTAATGCTGTGAAAATGCAACGAGGCAAACTTACATCCAGCAACAGCTTTGTCTTAATTGAGACTGATACCACAAAAATcattgaatattaa
- the LOC127522327 gene encoding uncharacterized protein LOC127522327, which translates to MAAEIVHQLSPGKTEEHESEDTCGMKRKMIVRFTLTMLSEENVELDGHQELSHPQPELEDIEDIFNETVVMPVQADFAFISAVGRMIKEHDNLFLKSHQKCKYITSERNQIHLADTMSAKITIFQCMATKDTEPGVPVVLNFTDTDNFFCCTNEGGEINLKVTRYDKTKLHISGDDQEKLAHVFYMSRTPDGLRHFESALHRGWFIHTVEGNAVKMQRGKLTSSICFVLIETDTTKIVQY; encoded by the exons ATGGCAGCAGAG ATTGTACATCAGCTGAGCCCAGGAAAAACAGAAGAACATGAATCTGAGGACACCTGTGGCATGAAAAGGAAGATGATAGTGAGATTCACCCTGACAATGTTAAGTGAGGAAAACGTGGAGCTGGATGGGCACCAGGAACTGTCACATCCACAACCAGAGTTGGAAGACATTGaggacatttttaatgaaactgtgGTCATGCCTGTGCAGGCAGATTTTGCCTTTA TTTCTGCAGTTGGGAGAATGATTAAAGAACATGACAATTTGTTCTTGAAGTCACACCAAAAATGCAAGTACATCACATCTGAACGGAATCAGATACATTTGGCGGACACTATGTCAG caaaaatCACCATCTTCCAATGCATGGCCACCAAAGACACAGAACCAGGTGTTCCTGTTGTGCTGAACTTCACTGATACAGATAACTTCTTCTGCTGCACCAACGAAGGAggagaaattaatttaaaagttaCA aggtatgacaaaacaaaactacaCATCTCTGGAGATGATCAAGAAAAATTAGCCCATGTTTTCTACATGTCTCGAACCCCGGACGGTCTCCGGCATTTTGAGTCAGCGCTCCACAGAGGATGGTTCATTCACACTGTTGAGGGTAATGCTGTGAAAATGCAACGAGGCAAACTTACATCCAGCATCTGCTTTGTTTTAATTGAGACTGATACCACAAAAATCgttcaatattaa